One genomic window of Micromonospora sp. WMMD1128 includes the following:
- the mgrA gene encoding L-glyceraldehyde 3-phosphate reductase, producing the protein MTYLASDDRYDSMHYRRSGRSGLKLPVISLGLWHNFGPDRPFERQRDIVRRAFDLGITHFDLANNYGPPPGAAEEAFGRLLATDLKPYRDELVVSSKAGYLMWPGPYGEWGSRKYLISSLDQSLRRMGLDYVDVFYSHRVDPETPLEETMGALDAIVRSGRALYVGISNYNSEQTARAAEILRDLGTPLLINQPSYSMLNRWTESDGLLDTLAQVGAGCIAFSPLAQGLLTDRYLDGIPADSRVRTSVFLNESDLDEAKMATVRALAEVARRRGQTLAQLALVWALRDPRMTSLIIGASSVAQLEGNVAALDDLDLAGEDLAEIERLLG; encoded by the coding sequence GTGACCTACCTCGCCAGCGACGACCGTTACGACTCGATGCACTACCGGCGCAGTGGCCGCAGTGGGCTCAAGCTGCCCGTCATCTCCCTCGGGCTGTGGCACAACTTCGGGCCGGACCGGCCGTTCGAGCGGCAGCGCGACATCGTCCGCCGCGCCTTCGACCTCGGCATCACCCACTTCGACCTGGCCAACAACTACGGCCCGCCGCCGGGCGCGGCGGAGGAGGCGTTCGGCCGGCTGCTCGCCACCGACCTGAAGCCGTACCGGGACGAGCTCGTGGTGTCCAGCAAGGCCGGCTACCTGATGTGGCCCGGCCCGTACGGCGAGTGGGGTTCCCGCAAGTATCTGATCTCGTCGCTGGACCAGTCGCTGCGCCGGATGGGGCTGGATTACGTCGACGTCTTCTACTCGCACCGCGTCGACCCGGAGACCCCACTGGAGGAGACGATGGGCGCGCTCGACGCGATCGTCCGCTCCGGCCGGGCGCTCTACGTCGGCATCTCCAACTACAACTCGGAGCAGACCGCCCGGGCCGCCGAGATCCTCCGCGACCTGGGCACCCCGCTGCTCATCAACCAACCCTCGTACTCGATGCTCAACCGCTGGACCGAGTCCGACGGGCTGCTGGACACGCTGGCCCAGGTCGGCGCCGGGTGCATCGCGTTCAGCCCGCTGGCCCAGGGCCTGCTCACCGACCGTTACCTGGACGGCATTCCGGCCGACTCGCGTGTGCGGACGAGCGTCTTCCTCAACGAGAGCGACCTGGACGAGGCGAAGATGGCGACCGTCCGCGCGCTCGCCGAGGTGGCCCGGCGGCGGGGGCAGACCCTGGCCCAGCTCGCCCTGGTGTGGGCGCTGCGCGACCCGCGGATGACCAGCCTGATCATCGGCGCGAGCAGCGTCGCCCAACTGGAGGGCAACGTCGCCGCGCTCGACGACCTGGACCTCGCCGGGGAGGACCTGGCCGAGATCGAGCGCCTGCTCGGCTGA
- a CDS encoding lytic polysaccharide monooxygenase, producing the protein MGTRRALVAFAAVAATLPLTAVPASAHGAPTSPMSRGAACGPEGGRAETPACRAAIAAGAAVREWDNIRVARIDGRDRERIPDGELCSGGLSAYRGLDLPRADWPATTLTAGARHTFRYRTTIPHKGTFRFYVTTDSYAPDRRLTWADVESKPFLAVTDPPIRDGAYEMPGRLPTGRTGRHLIYVVWQNSNTQDTYYSCSDVVFRAASGGSGARATRKATPATGAASPRTLAEAATGDEPGVPVAAVTETGPLSRPLVIGAAAVVVAAMLAAVVGLRRRRAGGPPPGRPCGVRNHRAGRRRIW; encoded by the coding sequence ATGGGCACACGTCGCGCGCTCGTCGCGTTCGCCGCCGTCGCCGCGACGCTGCCGCTCACCGCCGTGCCGGCAAGCGCCCACGGCGCGCCGACCAGCCCGATGAGCCGTGGGGCGGCCTGCGGACCGGAGGGGGGCCGGGCGGAGACGCCCGCCTGCCGGGCCGCGATCGCCGCCGGGGCGGCGGTGCGCGAGTGGGACAACATCCGGGTGGCGCGCATCGACGGGCGGGACCGGGAACGCATCCCGGACGGGGAGCTGTGCAGCGGCGGCCTCTCCGCCTACCGGGGGCTGGACCTGCCCCGGGCCGACTGGCCGGCCACCACGTTGACCGCCGGCGCCCGGCACACCTTCCGCTACCGCACCACGATCCCGCACAAGGGCACGTTCCGGTTCTACGTCACCACCGACTCGTACGCCCCGGACCGGCGACTGACCTGGGCGGACGTCGAGAGCAAGCCGTTCCTGGCGGTCACCGACCCGCCGATCCGCGACGGCGCGTACGAGATGCCGGGGCGGCTGCCGACCGGACGCACCGGGCGGCACCTCATCTACGTCGTCTGGCAGAACTCGAACACCCAGGACACCTACTACTCCTGCTCCGACGTCGTCTTCCGGGCGGCCTCGGGCGGCTCCGGGGCACGGGCCACCCGGAAGGCGACACCGGCGACGGGCGCGGCGTCTCCGCGTACCCTCGCCGAGGCGGCGACCGGCGACGAGCCGGGGGTGCCGGTCGCGGCGGTGACCGAGACCGGCCCGCTGTCCCGGCCGCTCGTCATCGGCGCGGCGGCGGTGGTGGTCGCCGCGATGCTCGCCGCGGTGGTCGGCCTGCGCCGGCGACGGGCCGGCGGGCCGCCGCCCGGGCGGCCGTGCGGGGTGCGCAACCACCGCGCCGGGCGGCGCCGGATCTGGTGA